In Acidisarcina polymorpha, the DNA window AGAAGCGCGAGATAGAGCGGTCGACGTGGCAGGATGTATCGTAGCCAATCTCGATCCTGCGAGTAACTGTGAGACATCAGGATCACGAGATCCCGCTCACCAACATCCAGGTCTGCCGCATCCCTCAGATCTAGATGAAGGACCCGTTCTGCGTCGGGGAAGCGACTCGCTTTTGCCCATTGCGTTCGTCCGTCGAAGACAACTACTCGCCATCCTAAGAGCGCCGCGAGTTTCACAAGCGGCTGGGCATCATCACCAGCCCCAAGAATGAGAACTCGGGGAGGAGGTTCGACTTGCTCTAAGAAGCAGGTGTCATCCTCCAAGGTCGAACGGAGACCGAACGGTTCCACCAAGAAGCGTTGGAAATGTCGGGAATCGCTCGGCAGGATCGTGATCATCTCAGCACTATCGCCTCGCAACGAGCGTTCGAGAGTGGTCATTAGCAAGTCGAACTCTCGGGTCCCAGCAGGCTCCACGAGTAGATCGAGGGTGCCACCACATCCTAAGCCAAACGGAATCGCATCTGTATCGTCAAACTCAGTAGAATACCTAACCATTGAAGCGCCGTCTTTTATGAGCCAGTGCGCCTTCCGGAGGAGGTCTGCTTCCAGGCAACCCCCAGAGATCGACCCCACGTAGTTCCCGTGTTGGTCGATCATCAGTCGAGCTCCAACCTTGCGGTAGCTGGATCCTTGAACGCGAACAAGGGTAATGAGTGCTCTAGCGCTTCCTGAACGCCACATCCTTACTAAGTCTCGTGTCTCGGCTGTCAAGATGGATCCTCCTCAGAATGGGGCTGTTCACAGGCTTCTCTGTCAATCCTCGAAGCTATCCCCCCGATTTGAAACGTGCCTCGAGAGGGTTGCACAAAGTCGGTCTCACCGATGCGGTGCCGTGCCTCTTTGGTCAGAATTACTTTGCTGAAGAACGATCGTAGTTGCTCCTCAGAAGCATCTGCTTGCAGTCGTGGAGAAATGTCATGGTCTTCATGAGAAAAGAGGCAGGTCTTTAGTTTGGCGTCGGCCGTAATTCTTATCCGCGAACACTGCCACAGAAGGGGCGCGATACTTGCCCAATAATGCCAATCTCCCCACCCCATCAATGAAGGCATACCGGCGTGCGGTTTCGCTTGATTGATTTGCAGGGAAGAAGCGTAAATCGCTCGGCGGACGGCTGCTTACCTTCTCCTCGCCTTTCAGTGCCTGGACCAGCACAGCGCAGGAACTTAGATGGCAGCGAAGACCTATACTGGGTCCGCGTCGGCTGGAGGATGACGGAGTTTTTCCAAGGTAACCCTCTTGCCGAAGATTCCCCAGTCGGAGGCAGGATTCTCCCTGATCAGCACGAAGACAGGGCAACGCGCACCGGAAGGTGTTCCGGAGAATTTACCTATGGATTCGGTGAAGCCTTCGATCAGCTCTTCCTTCGCCGCATCGTCGAGTCCCCCCTCAAATGCATTGACCTCAACCGTGATGACCTTAGTTCCACCCGTGTGCCCCCCTACAAATACTTGATCTGTGGGGTATTCGCGTGCATAAATCCAAACGTTGCTGCGGCCGTACGTTGTTTCTGGCATGTGTTCGCATTGGAGGCCTATTTGGGTAAGCTCCTGTGCGAGCAATTCGAGATTAGCCTGAGTGAAGGCGCCCTGTGGATAGTGAAGAATCATCTTCGGCATGACTTCTCCTTAGAATTAGAAACCTCTTGGTATGGAAACAGTCGCTACGTGTCGGTGCCGCGAGCGCACCTAGGCGAACAGCTTATCCATGATGATTGGAAGATCCCGGACGCGTTTGCCAGTTGCGTGAAAGACAGCATTTGCAACCGCCGCGGCTGTTCCAACAATGCCGAGTTCTCCAATGCCCTTCACTCCGAGAGGATTCACTTCGTTGTCTTCCTCGGGAACCATGATGACGTCCACTTGCGGGATGTCCGCGTTGACCGGGATGAGGTATTCAGCGAGACTGTCATTTGTATAACGACCCCGTGTAGGATCTACCTCTGTTGCCTCGAAGAGCGCGGAAGACAGGCCCCAGATCATGCCGCCCATCAACTGGCTTCGTGCTGTACGGGGATTTATGATTCGGCCAGCAGCAAACGCCCCCGTGATTCGGGGTACCCGAATCTCATGTGTCAGGCGGTGGATGCGCACTTCGACGAACTGTGCACCGAAAGCGAACATGAGGGGCTTGCCGTCCTTTGACTCGTCTCCACGCGCTTCGTTTTTAAATGGGACCTGCCCTTTACGCAGCATATCCAGCACTTCGGGCTTCTGGCCTGGTGGAACATTCTCCCCCACCTCACTGATCTGCGACATTCCTAAACGACGAAAGGCTTCCGTGAGCTTCTTGCCTGCGGGCACGCTTTCTCCAAAATGTCCTTTGATCTTGTCGGCGGCCAGCGTTACCGCGGATCCGACAGACGCCGTAGAGAGCGAGTTGGCTGAGGTGGGTGCAGCCGGCAACTTCGAATCGCCCATGTTGACCTTAACCTGTTGTGGCGATAGACCGAGCGCACGAGCTGCGATCTGACCGAGCGCGGTATAAATTCCCTGCCCGGAGTCCTGCCCGGCCACATCCACCGAGACCTCACCGTTCGCGTGGAGTGTCACTCTCGCAGTAGCCGGAGCAAGATGGGTCGGAAGGCAGGAGGTCGCGCAACCGTAACCGACCATCCAATCGCCGTCAACCATCGACGCTGGTTTTGGATTCCTTTTGCTCCAACCGAAGGTTGCGGCACCCTGGTCGTAGCACTGCATTAAAGATCGACTCGTAAACCTTGCACCGTCAATAGGGCTCTCACGGATGTCGTTAATTCGCCGCAACTCGATTGGGTCCATCTTGAGCGCCACCGCGAGTTCATCCATGGCACTCTCTAGCGTGTACATGTAAGGCATCTCGACTGGTGCGCGCATAAATCCCGACGTTTGCCGGTCGGCTTTGACCAAGTTGACCCGTGACGCAATAGCGGGTTTACCGTACATGGCTGTTGTTACTCCAAGGCCGGCGAGTGGGTAATCGTCAAATCGCGACTGCATCTCCCAGCTCTCGTGTCCATACGCGAGTAGGTGTCCGCTGCTGTCCGCCGCCAAACGGACGTGATGTTTCGTTTCAGAACGGTAGGTGGCGAGTGTAAATCCCTGATCGCGCGTGACCACGTTCCGAACCGGCTTGCCCAGTTCTCGGGAGGCCCCAACGATAAGGGCGGTTCGCTGTGTCATGTACCCTTTTCCACCGAAAGCGCCTCCTATGTAGTGGTTGACCACGTGCACGTTTGCTTGATCGATGCCGGCCATCGTCGCCGCGCCATATGAGAGTTCCACCACAGACTGACACGGCTCATAGATCGTCAGCTGGTCTCCGGACCAGAAGGCTGTAGTGGAATAGAGTTCAATGGGATTCTGGTGCTGTGGCGGTGTACTGTAAGTAGCATCGACCTTGATGGAAGCAGAAGCAAACGACGCCTCGAAGTCACCGACCTTCTTCTCTTTCTCAGAAAGCGCGTCAGGATGCGTAAGTTGCACTCCAGGGCTATCGAGTGATGATGCAGGCGTGACCGATTTATACCGTACGACGATCCGGTGTGAGGCGTCACGTGCCGTCTCATAGGAGTCTGCAACGATCATTGCGATGATCTGGCCGTCGTTATGAATCTCTGTTCCAGTAAGCGGCATGTTGGTATCGGAAACGTACCCGCCCTTCTGGATGTAGGGCGTGGCCACTCGCTTGGGAGCATTCAGGTGTGTATAGATCTTGACCACTCCGCTCAGCGCTTCTGCCGGCGAGGTATCCATTGACGCAATCTCACCTTTGGCGATGGCGCTGGTCAGAAAATATGCCTCAAGAGGCTCTTTCAAAGGCATATCAGTCGCATACTGCAGTGCGCCAGTGACCTTTGCCACTGATTCAGTTCGGCGGATGGGATCTCCCATATTGGCGAGGGGAGCAGGTGCGGCAGCATTTACTGGATCATTCATTAGGAAACCTCCATGGCTTTTGCCTCGAGCAGTGCGCGAACTAACGTGCGCTTTCCAAGAACGACCTTGGGCGCGTTGTGGCCGCGTGGGCGAGCTTCCTTGAACTCCTCGTCCGCGGCACGAGCAGCTGCAGATTCGGTGAGGCGTTTCCCGCGCAGCATAGCCTCTGCGCGGTGTGCACGCCAAGGGACCGTAGCCACGCCGCCTAATCCGATCCTCACGTCCCGGAGAACGTCTCCCTGAAGGTCGAGGGCCACGGCAGCGCTCGCATTCGCGAACTGATAGCTCTCGCGATCTCGGATCTTTCTGTACAGCGATCGTCTCTGTGGGCCGACTGGAATGATGAAGGCTGTGATCAGATCACCGGGTCTTAAGTTCGTCTCGATATGCGGAGTGGCGCCAGGCAAACGATGTAATTCTGAAAACGGCAGCGTGCGCTTACCGGACCGGCTC includes these proteins:
- a CDS encoding XdhC family protein; translation: MWRSGSARALITLVRVQGSSYRKVGARLMIDQHGNYVGSISGGCLEADLLRKAHWLIKDGASMVRYSTEFDDTDAIPFGLGCGGTLDLLVEPAGTREFDLLMTTLERSLRGDSAEMITILPSDSRHFQRFLVEPFGLRSTLEDDTCFLEQVEPPPRVLILGAGDDAQPLVKLAALLGWRVVVFDGRTQWAKASRFPDAERVLHLDLRDAADLDVGERDLVILMSHSYSQDRDWLRYILPRRPLYLALLGARQRSFKIVTEASEILGWSLHEVAKGVATPAGLDLGGDGPVAIALAIVSEMQACLNGRALRSRPPLLKSSEPVEEGADVSRVFCPAWSSSDV
- a CDS encoding tautomerase family protein, producing MPKMILHYPQGAFTQANLELLAQELTQIGLQCEHMPETTYGRSNVWIYAREYPTDQVFVGGHTGGTKVITVEVNAFEGGLDDAAKEELIEGFTESIGKFSGTPSGARCPVFVLIRENPASDWGIFGKRVTLEKLRHPPADADPV
- a CDS encoding xanthine dehydrogenase family protein molybdopterin-binding subunit; the protein is MNDPVNAAAPAPLANMGDPIRRTESVAKVTGALQYATDMPLKEPLEAYFLTSAIAKGEIASMDTSPAEALSGVVKIYTHLNAPKRVATPYIQKGGYVSDTNMPLTGTEIHNDGQIIAMIVADSYETARDASHRIVVRYKSVTPASSLDSPGVQLTHPDALSEKEKKVGDFEASFASASIKVDATYSTPPQHQNPIELYSTTAFWSGDQLTIYEPCQSVVELSYGAATMAGIDQANVHVVNHYIGGAFGGKGYMTQRTALIVGASRELGKPVRNVVTRDQGFTLATYRSETKHHVRLAADSSGHLLAYGHESWEMQSRFDDYPLAGLGVTTAMYGKPAIASRVNLVKADRQTSGFMRAPVEMPYMYTLESAMDELAVALKMDPIELRRINDIRESPIDGARFTSRSLMQCYDQGAATFGWSKRNPKPASMVDGDWMVGYGCATSCLPTHLAPATARVTLHANGEVSVDVAGQDSGQGIYTALGQIAARALGLSPQQVKVNMGDSKLPAAPTSANSLSTASVGSAVTLAADKIKGHFGESVPAGKKLTEAFRRLGMSQISEVGENVPPGQKPEVLDMLRKGQVPFKNEARGDESKDGKPLMFAFGAQFVEVRIHRLTHEIRVPRITGAFAAGRIINPRTARSQLMGGMIWGLSSALFEATEVDPTRGRYTNDSLAEYLIPVNADIPQVDVIMVPEEDNEVNPLGVKGIGELGIVGTAAAVANAVFHATGKRVRDLPIIMDKLFA